Part of the ANME-2 cluster archaeon genome, GGTCTGTCTCATGGACTTCCATGATAAACCTGCTGGGAGATAATGGATCACCCAGTGGAGTCGATTCGCTCATTGTTAGATTAAGTACCTTCTTTGCACGGGTAACGGCCACGTAGAAGAGTCGGCGTTCTTCTTCGATTGGATTGTTGCCAATCATAATCTCAGATTCGTCTTTGTTCTCGCGTTCCACCAGATCTACTACCACGTTTTCTTCTATGATTGAACGATAATGTGGCAGAATATTTTCATTGCACCCGGCGATATGGACAACATCCCACTCAAGGCCCTTGGCCTGATGTATCGTGGATATGATAACATGGTCATCAGGCACGTTTGCTTTATTCGCCTTACTTTTTCCTTTGAGCTGGACTTCATGTAAGAACTCATCTATCGGCATGTCGTTCAGTTCTTGGATGGTCTCTTCAAGTTCCTTTACCCGCACTGCAAAATCGTCATCTTTTGCTGAGGATGATAATGCGTATAGCTCTAAAAATGGTTCCAAAAAGTCCATCATGGATACTTTGGGTTGTTGAGCCCGTGTACGGGCTTCGGTCAATACATTATTCAATAGTTCAATGGATGCTTTCGCTTTTATACCTTTGAGTTTTATTTCAGTGATGGATTTTCCCAGTTCATTTTGAAGATGCAATATTGTGTTCTTGACACTTTTAGGGCCGATTCCTGGCAGTATACCAAGAATACGTTCCCATGCGATCATGTTCTGTGGATTGTAGATGAGTTCCAAAAACGCAATGAAGTCACGGATATGCTTCTTATCGAACAGGTCCTTTCCGCCGAATACCACGTACTGTATCCCGTATGAGAGTAGCCGCATTCCAAGGACATGGTGTATGCCTACCCTGTTCATCTGCAATGTTCTGGCAAGTACCGCTATCTTGTTAGGTGTGATGCCGTTTTGAATATGACCATATATCTGATCTGCGATATATTCAAGTTCATCATAGGTATTTGTGTGTAGGGAAACCGTCGGCAATTCGCCATCATTCAGAGTCGCATTCATCTGTTTTTCTTCAAGCCGGATAGTATTATGGTTAATTGATGCGATTGCAGCATTGATTATTTGTGGGGTTGAACGATAATTCTGTGTCAGGATTACTGTCCTTGTTCCTTCAAACGCGTATGGAAATCCGAGGATATGTCCAGGTGTGGCAGCTCGCCATTCGTATATTGCCTGTGCTTCATCACCAACCGCTGTTATGTTTGCATTGTGCTTTCGAAGCTGTCTTATCAATGCTGCCTGGACATTATTGGTGTCCTGATATTCGTCAACGAGGATATATTCGAATTGCCGTTCGTACTTTTGCCGCACAGCTTCATCTGTGTATAAGATGTATAGTGCATATACCAGCATATCATCGAAATCAATAACGTTATTGCCCAGTTTCATTGCATGATACTTGCTATGTATCTTCTGTATCAGCTTGATGTATTCTTGATGTTTGGGGAATTTATATTCTATCACGTCAGCTATTGAATATTCGATGTTATCAAGGAATTTATGTGCAGGATCATACTGCATAGCATTTCTTGCAAAGGAGATTATCTCGGAGGCATCAGCGGGTTTTAGATTGATATCTTCGAGTCCCATGCCTTTTATGATGAGCTTTATATGTTTCAGGCAATCATCTGGCATAATTATCGTGTATTTGGAATTGATACCCGGAATCTTAGAATAGTTTTCCCGAAGGATGCGGTTGCATATGTTGTGAAATGTTCCGATCCACATATCACGGATATCGTGTCCCATGGCAATAAGACGTGATTTCATTTCGTTTGCTGCCTTGTTGGTGAATGTAACAAGCATTATCTCATTGGTAGGAACAGAGTTGTCGAGTAATGCTGCGACCTTTGCCATGAGTGTTCTGGTTTTGCCTGTGCCTGCGGATGCGAGGATGAGCATTGGCCCGTCAAGGTTCTGGATGGCCTGAGTCTGTTCGGCATCTAAACTCACATAGGTCTGGTTTTCTTCTTTGTCTTTTTTTGTGCTCATTATCGCCCCGTATATCCCTTATCTTTCATTCTTTGATTTATTTATGGTGAACGTACATTAACTATTTTAAATTTTGTTCCATTAGAAAATGTAACATAATTTTCATCCGTATACTTTACTTTGAAACTATTCCTTCTCATGAAGGACCTGAAAATTTGGTCCAATTTACACGTGAAGGGGAGTATCTGGTAATATTTATTGGAATGGTATCAATCTTGAAACTAGTTAATTCAAGGTAACTTAAAATCGAATTAGTCTTAATTGCTTTCACTCTGCCCGGGTGCCCTTCACGATATTCTCCG contains:
- a CDS encoding ATP-dependent helicase gives rise to the protein MSTKKDKEENQTYVSLDAEQTQAIQNLDGPMLILASAGTGKTRTLMAKVAALLDNSVPTNEIMLVTFTNKAANEMKSRLIAMGHDIRDMWIGTFHNICNRILRENYSKIPGINSKYTIIMPDDCLKHIKLIIKGMGLEDINLKPADASEIISFARNAMQYDPAHKFLDNIEYSIADVIEYKFPKHQEYIKLIQKIHSKYHAMKLGNNVIDFDDMLVYALYILYTDEAVRQKYERQFEYILVDEYQDTNNVQAALIRQLRKHNANITAVGDEAQAIYEWRAATPGHILGFPYAFEGTRTVILTQNYRSTPQIINAAIASINHNTIRLEEKQMNATLNDGELPTVSLHTNTYDELEYIADQIYGHIQNGITPNKIAVLARTLQMNRVGIHHVLGMRLLSYGIQYVVFGGKDLFDKKHIRDFIAFLELIYNPQNMIAWERILGILPGIGPKSVKNTILHLQNELGKSITEIKLKGIKAKASIELLNNVLTEARTRAQQPKVSMMDFLEPFLELYALSSSAKDDDFAVRVKELEETIQELNDMPIDEFLHEVQLKGKSKANKANVPDDHVIISTIHQAKGLEWDVVHIAGCNENILPHYRSIIEENVVVDLVERENKDESEIMIGNNPIEEERRLFYVAVTRAKKVLNLTMSESTPLGDPLSPSRFIMEVHETDPNAFEFDSIDFFSM